A genomic region of Deltaproteobacteria bacterium contains the following coding sequences:
- the aroA gene encoding 3-phosphoshikimate 1-carboxyvinyltransferase, producing MKPTILTAPGSKSLTQRALVVAALADGPVTVEGALVCDDSRHLTEVLVRLGVGVRWEGTRVRVTPGPLRGSEEAHACGNAGTTMRFSAALSLILDGPLVLDGNARMRERPIGPLGDALHALGVEVRYLGQPGFPPLRLERRAPPPAEVTVEAALSSQFASGLLLVAPRLPAPLTLRLAGAVVSRSYLTMTGALMERAGAKLAWLDARTVRVEPGSYRADALAPALGVEPDWSGAAFLLAAGELLGRPVEVPGLLPPEASLQGDAAFAGMIEELRRPRVHRFDLTDTPDLLAPLVALCPFAADATEIVGAGHTRVKECDRIAVLAEGLRRIGAGVEERPDGLTVRPLEAPRPGPIELDPHEDHRMAMTFGLWARRVPGLRVLDPGCVSKSFPLFWEELARFDPSTGQGAGA from the coding sequence ATGAAGCCCACGATCCTCACTGCTCCCGGGAGCAAGAGCCTGACCCAGCGGGCGCTCGTCGTCGCGGCGCTGGCAGACGGGCCCGTCACCGTGGAGGGGGCGCTGGTCTGCGACGACTCGCGGCACCTCACCGAGGTGCTCGTGCGGCTCGGGGTCGGCGTGCGGTGGGAAGGCACGCGCGTGCGCGTTACTCCCGGTCCGCTGCGCGGGAGCGAGGAAGCGCACGCGTGCGGCAACGCCGGCACCACCATGCGCTTCTCGGCCGCGCTCTCCCTGATCCTCGACGGGCCGCTGGTCCTCGACGGCAACGCGCGCATGCGCGAGCGGCCGATCGGTCCTCTCGGAGACGCACTGCACGCGCTCGGCGTGGAGGTCCGTTACCTCGGCCAGCCCGGCTTTCCGCCGCTGCGGCTCGAGCGTCGCGCCCCGCCCCCCGCCGAGGTGACGGTGGAGGCGGCCCTCTCCAGCCAGTTCGCGAGCGGGCTGCTCCTCGTGGCGCCGCGCCTCCCCGCGCCGCTCACTCTGCGGCTCGCGGGCGCGGTCGTCTCGCGCAGCTACCTCACCATGACCGGGGCCCTGATGGAGCGAGCGGGGGCGAAGCTGGCCTGGCTCGACGCGCGGACGGTGCGCGTGGAGCCGGGGAGCTACCGGGCCGACGCGCTGGCGCCGGCGCTCGGCGTGGAGCCGGACTGGTCGGGGGCGGCCTTTCTCCTCGCCGCGGGCGAGCTCCTGGGGCGCCCGGTCGAGGTCCCGGGGCTCCTCCCCCCCGAGGCCTCGCTCCAGGGGGACGCCGCGTTCGCCGGGATGATCGAGGAGCTTCGGCGGCCCCGCGTGCATCGCTTCGACCTGACCGACACCCCCGACCTCCTCGCCCCCCTCGTGGCGCTCTGCCCCTTCGCGGCGGATGCGACGGAGATCGTCGGAGCGGGGCACACGCGGGTCAAGGAGTGCGACCGCATTGCGGTCCTCGCCGAGGGGCTGCGCCGCATCGGGGCCGGCGTCGAGGAGCGGCCCGACGGGCTGACCGTCCGACCGCTCGAGGCGCCCCGGCCGGGTCCGATCGAGCTCGATCCCCACGAGGACCACCGCATGGCGATGACCTTCGGGCTGTGGGCGCGGCGCGTCCCCGGCCTCCGCGTGCTCGACCCGGGGTGTGTGAGCAAGTCCTTCCCGCTCTTCTGGGAGGAGCTCGCGCGCTTCGACCCCTCGACGGGGCAGGGGGCTGGCGCATGA
- a CDS encoding shikimate kinase, whose product MTAALVSPGLVVVGMRGVGKSTVARLLGELLGAPWLDADAELERRAGRTIPELFREQGEAGFRQLERTVLLELLDQPGLILATGGGAVLHDEVRGRLKRRATLWLTAPVAVLAARVRHTDRPSLTGLPIHLELAEVLAQREPLYREVATWTMDTSRQSAAEVAQAAAALLRRT is encoded by the coding sequence ATGACCGCGGCGCTCGTTTCACCCGGGCTCGTGGTGGTCGGGATGCGCGGCGTGGGCAAGAGCACCGTCGCGCGCCTCCTCGGCGAGCTCCTCGGCGCCCCGTGGCTCGACGCGGACGCCGAGCTCGAACGGCGCGCCGGACGCACCATCCCCGAGCTCTTCCGCGAGCAGGGGGAGGCCGGCTTCCGGCAGCTCGAGCGCACGGTGCTCCTCGAGCTCCTGGACCAGCCGGGGCTGATCCTCGCCACGGGAGGTGGGGCCGTGCTGCACGACGAGGTGCGGGGGCGGCTGAAACGGCGCGCCACGCTCTGGCTGACGGCGCCCGTGGCCGTGCTGGCCGCGCGGGTTCGCCATACGGACCGGCCGAGCTTGACGGGCCTGCCCATCCACCTCGAGCTGGCCGAGGTGCTCGCGCAGCGGGAGCCGCTCTACCGCGAGGTGGCGACCTGGACCATGGACACCTCGCGACAGTCCGCCGCCGAGGTGGCGCAGGCCGCGGCGGCCCTGCTCCGGCGCACCTAG